In Vitis riparia cultivar Riparia Gloire de Montpellier isolate 1030 chromosome 19, EGFV_Vit.rip_1.0, whole genome shotgun sequence, the following proteins share a genomic window:
- the LOC117909484 gene encoding EH domain-containing protein 1: MEIDSGQISSCSKQNQMIYQEWFNFADSDSDGRITGNDAIKFFSMSNLPRPDLKQVWAIADTKRQGFLGLKEFITAMQLVSLAQAGHAITQDLLHSEVDLGNLNPPQMEGLAALLAKKKRAHKTSDPDINGSSQPQPSPTASWFTSKSSKKVPLSSVTSIIDGLKRLYIQKLKPLEVTYRFNDFASPLLTNSDFDAKPMVMLLGQYSTGKTTFIKHLLKSSYPGAHIGPEPTTDRFVVVMSGPDERSIPGNTIAVQADMPYSGLTTFGTAFLSKFECSQMPHPLLEHITFVDTPGVLSGEKQRTQRAYDFTGVTSWFAAKCDLILLLFDPHKLDVSDEFKRVISSLHGHDDKIRVVLNKADQVDTQQLMRVYGALMWSLGKVLNTPEVMRVYIGSFNDKPVKEAAVGPIGKELFEKEQENLLSDLKDIPKKACDRRINEFVKRARAAKIHAYIISHLKKEMPTMMGKAKTQQRLIDNLEDEFAKVQREFHLPAGDFPNVDHFREVLSGYSIDKFERLKPKMIQTVDDMLGYDIPELLKSFRNPYD, encoded by the exons ATGGAGATCGACTCGGGTCAGATTAGTTCGTGTTCTAAACAGAACCAGATGATCTATCAGGAGTGGTTCAATTTCGCTGATTCAG ATTCCGATGGCCGCATTACTGGAAATGACGCCATAAAGTTCTTCTCCATGTCCAATTTGCCTCGCCCGGATCTCAAACAG GTGTGGGCAATTGCAGATACCAAACGACAGGGTTTTCTTGGTTTAAAAGAGTTCATTACTGCCATGCAG CTAGTTTCCCTGGCACAAGCTGGACATGCAATCACACAGGATCTCCTGCACAGTGAAG TTGACTTGGGAAACTTAAATCCCCCTCAAATGGAAGGCTTGGCTGCGTTACTAGCT aagaaAAAGCGTGCACACAAAACAAGTGATCCTGATATAAATG GTAGTTCTCAACCACAGCCATCACCAACTGCTAGTTGGTTCACTTCAAAATCTTCGAAGAAG GTACCTCTATCTTCCGTTACATCAATAATTGATGGCTTGAAGAGGTTGTACATTCAGAAGCTAAAGCCATTAGAGGTTACATATCGTTTTAACGATTTTGCATCCCCCTTGTTG ACAAATAGCGATTTTGATGCCAAACCTATGGTTATGCTTTTGGGTCAATACTCAACTGGAAAAACTACTTTCATTAAACATCTGCTGAAGAGTAGTTATCCAG GAGCACACATTGGACCTGAACCTACTACTGACAGATTCGTTGTCGTTATG TCTGGACCTGATGAAAGAAGTATTCCTGGAAACACAATTGCTGTTCAAGCAGACATGCCTTACAGTGGTCTGACAACTTTTGGAACGGCATTTTTGTCCAAATTCGAGTGTTCTCAAATGCCGCATCCT CTACTGGAGCACATCACGTTTGTGGATACTCCTGGAGTTCTATCAGGAGAAAAGCAACGAACACAGCGAGCCTACGATTTTACTGGTGTAACATCATGGTTTGCTGCAAAGTGTGACCTCATTCTACTGCTGTTTGATCCTCATAAACTTGATGTTAGTGATGAATTCAAGCGtgtgatttcatctcttcatggCCATGATGACAAGATACGTGTGGTTCTGAACAAGGCGGACCAAGTGGATACTCAGCAA CTTATGAGGGTTTATGGAGCACTGATGTGGTCACTTGGGAAGGTTCTAAATACTCCTGAGGTTATGCGTGTTTATATTGG CTCTTTCAACGACAAACCTGTAAAAGAAGCTGCTGTTGGTCCAATTGGGAAAGAACTTTTTGAAAAAGAGCAGGAAAACCTTCTTTCTGATTTAAAAGATATCCCCAAGAAGGCTTGTGATCGCCGA ATCAATGAATTTGTAAAACGGGCCCGAGCTGCCAAGATTCATGCCTACATCATCAGCCATCTAAAGAAGGAGATGCCTACTATGATGGGCAAAGCCAAGACTCAGCAGAGGCTTATTGACAATCTGGAAGATGAATTTGCAAAG gtCCAGAGGGAGTTCCATCTGCCGGCGGGGGATTTCCCGAACGTTGACCATTTCAGGGAGGTACTGAGTGGTTACAGCATAGACAAATTTGAGAGGTTGAAGCCTAAAATGATACAAACCGTAGATGACATGTTGGGTTATGACATCCCGGAGCTCCTGAAGAGTTTCAGAAATCCATACGATTAA
- the LOC117909663 gene encoding cytochrome P450 714C2-like: protein MDEVKARVEIMLESANKLVRSWESLIENGGGSADIEVKEYVRGYTSSVISSAIFGSNNSKGIELFPKFRAVMKVMHSSTLLEGLSIHRYLPTKDNRYAWGLDKEITSFILDMTKEHSEAVSKEQPQVIMESTKTGELGPLTPEQYIVDNCRNVYLPGFEVTAVASMWGLMLLASHPEWQDRIRAEVAQACAGRPLEANMPGKMKVLKMVIQEVLRLYSGVAILTRHTLKDVQLGDVSVPEGVGIWVWLPALHQDSEFWGPDGAKFNPERGLLIVFLGPATLPVPTSRLVLETELVLARA, encoded by the exons ATGGATGAAGTTAAG GCTCGGGTGGAGATTATGTTGGAATCTGCAAACAAACTGGTGAGGTCATGGGAGAGTCTGATTGAAAATGGGGGTGGGAGTGCAGATATAGAAGTGAAAGAGTACGTAAGAGGCTACACCTCCAGTGTAATTTCAAGCGCTATTTTTGGAAGCAACAACTCCAAAGGGATTGAGttatttcctaagtttagggctGTCATGAAGGTCATGCATAGCTCAACATTACTCGAGGGGCTTTCCATCCACAG ATATCTACCAACCAAGGATAATCGGTATGCGTGGGGATTAGATAAAGAGATTACCTCCTTCATCTTAGACATGACAAAGGAACATTCTGAAGCTGTATCTAAAGAACAGCCACAGGTCATCATGGAGAGCACCAAGACTGGTGAACTCGGGCCATTGACCCCGGAGCAATACATAGTTGATAACTGCAGAAACGTATACCTGCCAGGCTTTGAAGTGACCGCTGTGGCCTCAATGTGGGGTTTGATGCTGTTAGCTTCACATCCTGAATGGCAGGACCGAATTCGAGCTGAGGTTGCACAAGCATGCGCAGGCCGTCCCCTAGAGGCCAACATGCCTGGCAAGATGAAAGTG TTGAAAATGGTGATTCAGGAGGTACTGCGGCTTTACTCAGGAGTGGCCATTTTGACGAGGCATACATTGAAAGATGTTCAGCTTGGTGATGTTTCGGTTCCAGAGGGTGTCGGTATTTGGGTTTGGTTACCAGCATTGCACCAAGATTCTGAGTTCTGGGGACCTGATGGAGCCAAGTTCAACCCTGAGAGAGGTTTGCTAATCGTATTTCTGGGGCCTGCAACCCTTCCAGTGCCTACGTCCCGTTTGGTACTGGAAACAGAGCTTGTCCTGGCCAGGGCCTAG